In the Bernardetia sp. genome, AATTTCACACAATAAAGCATATTTTCTATTAATAGAGCTAGACATGCAATTTAGCTTTTTTATTAGCACAGATTGTATGCAAACATACTATAAACCTTATTAACTTTTACCGTTTCCTTAATACGCAAATTAAAAACTATGAAATTTATAAAATTAAATTTATCTTACATTGCATTTTTATTAATTATTGCAGTAGGATTTACTTCTTGTCAAGAAGATATTTTAGAGCAAGTTCAAGAGTTGGAACAAGCTGCTCCATCAATAGACTTAGGCTCTTCTACACATAATAATAAGCACAAAGAAGAAATACATACAGCAGCTTCTAGCACTGTAAGAGTTTTAGTCAATGGAAACCCACTTGTTTGGCCTAATTATAAAGCTAACCCTGTAAATAATAATGGCTATGTAATGGTATATATGCGTACCATTTTTGAACGCTTAGGTTATTCTATTCAATGGATTCAGAGCGACCCTAATCGTGGAGGACTTTCTAGTGTTATTGCTACCAAACCTAATAGAACTATCCAAATTTGGGTAGGTGATAGATGGGCAAAAGTAAATGGAAGCTGGGTACAAGCTTCCGTTGCTCCTTACAACAATCAAGGATATGTAATGGTACATTCTCGCTTTGTCGCTGAAAATTCTGGAGCACCCACAGAGTGGGATCAACAAACGCAATCGGTTCAGATTTATTATTATGATGAGCTAGACTATGGTTTTTATTTCTTTGATTCTCAGCCAGGTAATAATCCTACAGCAGATGCAGTGGGTTGTCAGAAGTATGTATCAGGAGTTTATAATCCTTTCTTTGACCCTACTAAGCCAACAATTATCTACGTACATGGAAATGCTCCAGGTAGTGTAGCCTCAGGAAGTAGAGAAAACTTTTTGCTAAGTGATGGTGGTTTGAATGTACAGAGCCATAATATTTGGAAAGCTCAAGGCTGGAATGTAGCTATTTTTTATTGGATTCAGTTTGCTGATGAAGGTATTTTGAACTCTGCTCCTCCAGCAGGTGTAGAAACAAAAATATATGACCATACAGCACATAATGGAATGAGGTGGAGAAAATCTGATGGTAGCCTTACTACAGCAGGTGCTCCTAATGCTTCTGTTCGTGTCTTATTTGCTCAAAAATATTTAGAGATATTCAATTCTAATTATTCTGGTGCTGAAATTCGTGTGGTAGGTAATTCTTTAGGAGGAAACCTTACTATGGCTGGGCTCTTACGCTTAGAGCGCATGGGAGCACCTCGTATGCCTTCTCGTGTTACTTTAATGGATCCATTTTGGACTCCTTTACATGACAACACAGTAACTATTGGAGAAAATCAAGTTACTACGGCAGAACTTGCAGGTCTTTCAGCAGAAGTATTAGCAAATAGAGGCATTGCTATTGAATATTTTCGTACTAGCTTATTAGGTGCTGGAGGACTTTCTTCAAGAGTTGGAAGACAAGCAGCAGTTGCTCACTTTGGAGCATCTTTTTTGGGAAATAATCACTTTAGCAAACATACAGTTCCTGTTCGTCAGTATTTCCACTCTCGTGGTGTCGCTGCTCCTTTAGAAGTTTCTCGTTCTAATGTATTTGCACCTTGGGTAACCACAGGAAACCAAGCTATGTCAGCAGCTACTTCAAATGCTAGAATTAGGCAAATGATGGGGGCAAATAATCATTGGAATCAAGTAGCAGGTAGAGGGACAGCATCAATGGTAGATGACCAATATGAACGTCGTAATGGACTATGGTAAAAATATAAAAGAAAAAACATCTTTAATCAGTAATAATAATTTTATTCTGAAAAATTAGAGAATATGTTTTGGTAGTAAAATAGTATTGAAAGAGGTTATCTTAGTTTTAGGATAACCTCTTTTTTTGCTAAAAATTTTATAACAAATTCATTAGCCTTTTATAGACTTTGTAATTTTCTTCATCAAAACAAACAAAAATAATTTCTTCTAAAGTGGAATTGTTATTTTGTTCTATAAATTTCTTTACAGTATTCAATGCAATTTCGGCAGCTTCTTCTTTAGGAAATTTATATACTCCTGTACTGATATTTGGAAAAGAAATCGATTGTATTTTTAGTTCTTCTGCTATTTTGAGACAATTGCTATAACAATTTGCTAAAAGCTCTCTTTCACCATGTTCTCCATCTTGCCAAACTGAGCCAACTGTATGAATAACATAGCCAGCAGGCAAATTTCCTGCTGTGGTATAAACAGCTTCCCCTGTTTTGCAACCTCCTTGTTTGTTACGGATTTTGATGCACTCTTCCAAGATTTCTTTTCCTCCAGCTTTATGAATTGCACCATCTACTCCACCACCTCCTAAAAGGGAAGTATTAGCTGCATTGACGATAGCATCTACTGGTATCTTTGTAATATCTCCGTTTTGTAATAAAATTTTGATTGCCATGTAACTTTAAATTAATGATTATTTTTTTATGTACTTTTTCAATATTTTTTTATTAAAATTCGTCTAAATTCAAAAATAATGACTATGTTTGGAACATCATCAAAGAAGTTATAAAATAAGCTCTACCAACGATAAAGATATTGAGTGAAAAATAGTTTAAGCCTAATACAGTAATTGAAAATTAGACATAATAAAACATTTTTTAATCTACCATTTTTCACAATTAACTACTTTTTGCCCTTTTTACTCTAGTAGTAAGAAGGGTTTTTTTATGTCAAATAAAAAAGTATATTATTCTTTAAAAGAACTCATTCAGACTATTTTTAAGCAATTTTTAACAAAAATTATTCTGATTTTGAATGATAATTTGTACATTGAGAAAATAATAGAGAATTATATAGATGAGTATACAAGCAGGTATTCTAATCTATTTTGGTCTATTATGTTTTTAATTTTTCACTAAACTTTACCTCTCAATGATGCACATGCAAAAATTTCGTCTTTCATTTTTTGTCCTTCTGCTAAGTTCTGTATTTCTCTTTAGCTGTGGAGGAAAAAAGAACAAAACTAACTCTGAAACTACCAAAACAACTACAACTACTTCCAAAACAAATAGCTCAACAGCTACACAAGACAAACCTAAAGTAGAAGAAGTAGAGGGAGGCGCACTCAATAAATTTTTCCCAAAAGAAGCAGACGGTTATAAAGTAGTTTATAACCAAGAAAAAGAAGGTTTCGTACAGGCAAGTTTGAAAAAAGATGGAAAAGAAGTAGCCACACTTGCTGTTAGTGATTTGAATTCGAATATGGATACAAAAGCCAAGTATGAGAAATCTACTATGAAGGTGGCTGGCTATCCTGCACTTACAAAAGGTTCGAAGGGACACACTATTTTGGTAGGCGACCGTTATCAAGTCAGTATTCGCTCAAAAGATGATAGCTTTACAGAAGATATGCGTAAGAAGTGGTTTGAAAAATTCAATCTCTCTGGACTTGCTAGTTTAAAATAGACTTTCTTCTAAAAGTTATTTTTTTCAACCATA is a window encoding:
- a CDS encoding O-acetyl-ADP-ribose deacetylase, with the protein product MAIKILLQNGDITKIPVDAIVNAANTSLLGGGGVDGAIHKAGGKEILEECIKIRNKQGGCKTGEAVYTTAGNLPAGYVIHTVGSVWQDGEHGERELLANCYSNCLKIAEELKIQSISFPNISTGVYKFPKEEAAEIALNTVKKFIEQNNNSTLEEIIFVCFDEENYKVYKRLMNLL
- a CDS encoding copper amine oxidase N-terminal domain-containing protein — translated: MKFIKLNLSYIAFLLIIAVGFTSCQEDILEQVQELEQAAPSIDLGSSTHNNKHKEEIHTAASSTVRVLVNGNPLVWPNYKANPVNNNGYVMVYMRTIFERLGYSIQWIQSDPNRGGLSSVIATKPNRTIQIWVGDRWAKVNGSWVQASVAPYNNQGYVMVHSRFVAENSGAPTEWDQQTQSVQIYYYDELDYGFYFFDSQPGNNPTADAVGCQKYVSGVYNPFFDPTKPTIIYVHGNAPGSVASGSRENFLLSDGGLNVQSHNIWKAQGWNVAIFYWIQFADEGILNSAPPAGVETKIYDHTAHNGMRWRKSDGSLTTAGAPNASVRVLFAQKYLEIFNSNYSGAEIRVVGNSLGGNLTMAGLLRLERMGAPRMPSRVTLMDPFWTPLHDNTVTIGENQVTTAELAGLSAEVLANRGIAIEYFRTSLLGAGGLSSRVGRQAAVAHFGASFLGNNHFSKHTVPVRQYFHSRGVAAPLEVSRSNVFAPWVTTGNQAMSAATSNARIRQMMGANNHWNQVAGRGTASMVDDQYERRNGLW